In the [Clostridium] colinum genome, one interval contains:
- a CDS encoding MurR/RpiR family transcriptional regulator, whose amino-acid sequence MNILELIQLKYLEFSIKEQKIADYILENVKYIENMNITVFAQNCNVSTATVTRFCQKLDCQSFVNLKIKLSSINLTSPSISTINDPLNKVYSFYKDILNISKDLVNLKDLEVLYDKIKSAKRIYIYGVGSSGLTGIEFMLRLIRMGFHCQAITDSHLMIINSSILNENDLVIALSSSGETLDVINAVKLAKKNKCFVASITSFPTSTLSENSDFFIIVPNPNLLTKNSFVNTQFSTLYIIDVLTTIFLQEDEMREKMNITINSILNNQNNKK is encoded by the coding sequence ATGAATATTTTAGAATTAATACAATTAAAATATTTAGAATTTTCTATAAAAGAACAAAAAATAGCAGATTATATATTAGAAAATGTAAAATATATTGAAAATATGAATATTACTGTTTTTGCTCAAAATTGTAATGTATCTACAGCTACAGTAACTAGATTTTGTCAAAAATTAGATTGTCAAAGTTTTGTTAATTTAAAAATAAAACTTAGTTCTATAAATTTAACATCACCTTCTATATCTACAATAAATGACCCTTTAAATAAAGTATATTCATTTTATAAAGATATTCTTAATATTAGTAAAGATTTAGTTAATTTAAAAGATTTAGAGGTATTATACGATAAAATAAAAAGTGCAAAAAGAATATATATTTATGGTGTTGGTAGTTCTGGTTTAACTGGCATAGAGTTTATGCTTAGGCTTATTAGAATGGGCTTTCATTGCCAAGCCATTACAGATTCTCACCTTATGATTATAAATAGTTCTATTTTAAATGAAAATGATTTGGTTATAGCGCTTTCTTCATCTGGTGAAACATTAGATGTAATAAATGCTGTTAAGCTAGCAAAGAAAAATAAGTGTTTTGTAGCATCTATTACTAGTTTTCCTACGAGTACATTATCGGAAAATTCGGACTTTTTTATTATTGTACCTAATCCCAACTTATTAACAAAAAATTCTTTTGTTAATACACAATTTTCCACATTATATATTATAGATGTGTTAACAACTATATTTTTACAAGAAGATGAAATGCGTGAAAAAATGAATATTACAATAAATAGTATATTAAATAATCAAAATAATAAAAAATAA
- a CDS encoding sodium:solute symporter, with protein MNTNELGFTTIDLIILIVYLLSVLVVGILFSKKDMKGKEFFKGDGTIPWWVTSVSIFATLLSPISFLSLAGNSYAGTWFLWFAQLGVIIAVPLTIKFFLPIYSRLDIDTAYHYLDIRFGSKGLRILGALTFIVYQIGRMSIIMFLPCVVLSGLMGINVNILIIVMGIIAIIYSYTGGLKSVLWTDFIQGAVLIIGVLFALIYLINGIDGGFGEILKQFTQNHKFLAENEVLFDPNIFKTSVFIVVVGAGFNTFASYVSSQDIVQRFTTTTDRKKLNKMMLTNCLLSLFVATVFYLIGTGLSVFYTQNPLPAIAKQDQIFASYISLELPVGITGILLAAIYAASQSTLSTGLNSVATSWALDIQPYISSKIDEHKQTKLAQYISLGVGIITIGISMLLANGGIKSAYETFNAFMGLVLGVLVGIFVLGAFTKKANAKGAFIGFISASIVIIFIKYNVPSVSSWSYALISIFVSLVVGLLASSMFKPNKELDERATIYYK; from the coding sequence ATGAACACTAACGAATTAGGCTTTACAACAATAGATTTAATTATTTTAATAGTATATTTATTATCCGTTTTAGTTGTTGGTATACTTTTTTCCAAAAAAGATATGAAAGGCAAAGAGTTTTTTAAAGGTGATGGAACAATACCTTGGTGGGTAACTAGTGTATCTATATTTGCCACTCTTTTAAGCCCTATCTCCTTTCTATCTTTAGCTGGTAACTCTTATGCTGGAACGTGGTTTTTATGGTTTGCTCAATTAGGCGTTATTATCGCTGTGCCTCTTACTATAAAATTCTTTTTACCTATATATAGCAGACTAGATATAGACACAGCTTATCATTATTTAGATATAAGATTTGGTAGTAAAGGTCTTAGAATATTAGGAGCTTTAACATTTATTGTATATCAAATAGGACGTATGTCTATAATAATGTTTTTACCTTGTGTAGTATTATCTGGTCTTATGGGTATAAACGTAAATATATTAATAATCGTAATGGGTATAATTGCTATTATTTATTCTTATACTGGTGGTTTAAAATCTGTATTATGGACGGACTTTATACAAGGTGCTGTTTTAATAATAGGTGTATTATTTGCTTTAATATATCTTATTAATGGTATTGACGGTGGCTTTGGTGAAATTTTAAAACAATTTACTCAAAATCACAAATTCTTAGCAGAAAATGAAGTTTTATTTGACCCTAATATATTTAAAACAAGTGTATTTATTGTTGTAGTTGGTGCAGGCTTTAATACCTTTGCTTCATATGTATCAAGCCAAGACATAGTTCAAAGGTTTACTACAACAACAGATAGAAAAAAATTAAATAAAATGATGCTTACAAACTGTTTATTATCTTTATTTGTAGCAACTGTATTTTATTTAATAGGTACTGGTTTAAGTGTATTTTACACACAAAATCCGTTACCTGCTATTGCAAAACAAGACCAAATATTTGCTTCTTATATATCTTTAGAGCTACCAGTTGGTATAACAGGTATATTATTAGCTGCTATATATGCTGCTAGCCAGTCTACATTATCAACAGGGCTAAACTCTGTTGCAACAAGCTGGGCTTTAGATATACAACCTTATATAAGTAGCAAAATAGATGAACATAAACAAACAAAACTTGCTCAATATATTTCTCTTGGTGTAGGTATAATTACTATTGGTATATCTATGCTCCTTGCAAATGGTGGTATAAAATCTGCTTATGAAACATTTAATGCTTTTATGGGGCTTGTTTTAGGTGTATTAGTAGGTATATTTGTTTTAGGTGCATTTACTAAAAAAGCAAATGCAAAAGGTGCATTTATAGGATTTATATCTGCTAGTATAGTAATAATTTTTATAAAATATAATGTTCCAAGTGTATCTAGCTGGTCTTATGCTTTAATATCTATTTTTGTTTCTTTAGTTGTTGGTCTTTTAGCTAGTTCAATGTTTAAACCTAATAAAGAGCTTGATGAAAGAGCAACCATATATTATAAATAG
- the tkt gene encoding transketolase → MIDKDIQVINTIRSLSVDAIQKANSGHPGIALGSAPTAYTLWAKHLKHNPKNPNWRNRDRFILSAGHGSALLYSLLHIFGYGLSLDDLKQFRQLDSKTPGHPEYKHTVGVEVTTGPLGQGIANAVGMAMAENHLASKFNKEGYNIVDHYTYALCGDGCLMEGVAYEAISLAGTLGLNKLIILYDSNNITIEGNTNIAFREDVCKRFEACGFDTQVVNDGNDIEAISKAIENAKKSDKPSLIEIKTVIGYGAPNKAGKASAHGEPLGKDEIKAMREYLGLKDEDFYVDEEVKSTMQNIQNTLEGYEKEWNELLENYKKDYSQLYEEYEKWYADDFLKDIENDESFWSYTEETATRLSSEIVLNKLAKVMPNMFGGSADLSPSNKSVMKGRGEYSKETPEGDNIHFGIREHAMTAIANGIYLHGGLRPYIAGFFVFTDYMKPGLRLSALMNLGVVSIFTHDSIGVGEDGPTHQPIEHLAGLRSIPNYTVIRPCDTNETAAAWYLAIKRKESPTGLIFTRQNTKPVGDAKKALKGGYIVKDCQTPEAIIIATGSEVGISVEASEILAKEGINVRVVSMPSFEIFEEQDNEYKESVLPKNITKRVGVEAGSSFGWHKYIGIDGEILSMDNFGESAPFAQLFEKYGFTAQNVCDKVKNILNK, encoded by the coding sequence ATGATAGATAAAGATATACAAGTTATAAATACTATTAGAAGCCTTAGCGTAGATGCTATTCAAAAAGCAAATTCAGGTCATCCTGGTATTGCACTTGGGTCAGCACCAACAGCATATACTCTTTGGGCTAAACATTTAAAACATAACCCTAAAAATCCAAACTGGAGAAATAGAGATAGATTTATACTATCTGCAGGGCATGGGTCTGCTCTTTTATATTCCTTATTACATATTTTTGGATATGGATTGTCTTTAGACGATTTAAAACAATTTAGACAATTAGATTCTAAAACACCAGGACACCCAGAATATAAACATACAGTAGGGGTAGAGGTTACAACAGGACCTTTAGGACAAGGTATAGCAAATGCAGTTGGTATGGCTATGGCAGAAAATCACCTTGCTAGCAAATTTAATAAAGAAGGTTATAACATAGTAGACCATTATACATATGCGCTTTGTGGTGACGGTTGTCTTATGGAAGGGGTAGCTTATGAGGCAATATCTTTAGCAGGCACATTAGGTCTTAATAAATTAATTATATTATATGATAGCAACAACATAACAATAGAAGGAAACACAAATATTGCATTTAGAGAAGATGTTTGTAAAAGATTTGAAGCTTGTGGATTTGATACACAAGTTGTAAATGATGGAAATGATATAGAAGCAATATCAAAAGCAATAGAAAATGCTAAAAAATCTGACAAGCCTTCTTTAATAGAAATAAAAACAGTTATAGGATATGGTGCTCCTAATAAGGCTGGTAAAGCATCAGCACACGGCGAGCCTTTAGGCAAAGATGAAATAAAAGCTATGAGAGAATATTTAGGCCTAAAAGATGAAGATTTTTATGTAGATGAAGAAGTTAAATCTACTATGCAAAATATTCAAAATACTTTAGAAGGCTATGAAAAAGAGTGGAATGAACTTTTAGAAAACTATAAAAAAGATTATAGCCAATTATATGAAGAATATGAAAAATGGTATGCAGATGATTTCTTAAAAGATATAGAAAATGATGAAAGCTTTTGGAGCTATACAGAAGAAACAGCTACAAGATTATCATCTGAAATAGTTTTAAATAAATTAGCTAAAGTTATGCCAAATATGTTTGGTGGGTCTGCCGATTTATCTCCGTCTAATAAATCTGTTATGAAAGGTAGAGGAGAATATTCTAAAGAAACACCAGAAGGCGATAATATACATTTTGGAATACGTGAACACGCTATGACAGCTATTGCAAACGGAATTTATCTTCATGGTGGACTTAGACCATATATAGCAGGTTTCTTTGTATTTACTGATTATATGAAACCAGGTCTTAGGTTATCAGCTCTTATGAACTTAGGTGTAGTTAGCATATTTACACACGATAGTATAGGAGTTGGAGAAGACGGACCAACGCATCAACCAATAGAACATTTAGCAGGACTTAGAAGTATACCAAATTATACAGTTATTAGACCTTGTGATACTAACGAAACTGCGGCAGCGTGGTATCTTGCTATTAAAAGAAAAGAAAGTCCAACAGGATTAATTTTTACAAGACAAAACACAAAACCAGTAGGAGATGCTAAAAAAGCACTTAAAGGTGGATATATTGTGAAAGACTGTCAAACACCAGAGGCTATTATTATAGCTACAGGCTCTGAAGTTGGAATATCTGTAGAGGCTAGTGAAATTTTAGCAAAAGAAGGCATAAATGTAAGAGTAGTAAGTATGCCTAGTTTTGAAATATTTGAAGAACAAGACAACGAATATAAAGAAAGCGTTTTACCTAAAAATATTACTAAAAGAGTAGGTGTAGAGGCTGGTAGCTCTTTTGGTTGGCATAAATATATAGGAATAGATGGAGAAATACTATCTATGGATAATTTTGGCGAATCGGCACCATTTGCACAATTATTTGAAAAATATGGATTTACAGCACAAAATGTATGTGATAAAGTTAAAAATATTTTAAATAAATAA
- a CDS encoding ROK family protein, whose amino-acid sequence MKQYITIDIGGTMIKYGIIDENGNILEANEIETEAFKGGSHIFDKVKNICNGYISQKSISGICISTAGMVNADTGAIIYANSSIPNYTGINYKKSFEEIFNIPCEVENDVNCAGICENYVGASKNTHSSLCLTIGTGIGGCIIINNTVINGFSNSGCEIGYMNMLGDTFQNLASTTSLIKNTAKVLGATPNSINGKVIFDKAKQGNKVCIEQIDTLCDYLGYGIANICYVINPEVVVLGGGIMAQKDYLYDKIVNSLSKYLIEPIFKNTKLIFAHHKNNAGMIGAYYNFLNRQNKNTNK is encoded by the coding sequence ATTAAGCAATATATAACAATAGATATAGGTGGTACTATGATTAAATATGGTATCATAGATGAAAATGGTAATATTTTAGAAGCTAATGAAATAGAAACGGAAGCTTTTAAAGGTGGTAGCCATATTTTTGATAAAGTAAAAAATATATGTAATGGATATATATCACAAAAAAGTATAAGTGGTATATGTATATCTACTGCAGGTATGGTAAATGCAGATACTGGTGCAATTATATATGCCAATAGTTCTATACCTAATTATACAGGTATAAATTATAAAAAATCTTTTGAAGAAATATTTAATATTCCTTGTGAAGTTGAAAATGATGTAAACTGTGCCGGAATTTGTGAAAATTATGTTGGTGCTTCAAAAAATACTCATTCTAGCTTGTGCCTTACAATAGGCACAGGCATAGGTGGGTGTATTATTATAAACAATACTGTTATAAATGGATTTTCTAATAGCGGTTGTGAAATAGGCTATATGAATATGCTAGGAGATACTTTTCAAAATTTAGCTTCTACAACCTCATTAATAAAAAATACGGCAAAAGTCTTAGGTGCCACCCCAAACAGTATTAATGGAAAAGTTATTTTTGATAAAGCAAAACAAGGTAATAAAGTTTGTATAGAACAAATAGACACTTTATGTGATTATTTAGGTTATGGTATAGCTAATATTTGCTATGTTATAAATCCAGAAGTAGTTGTATTAGGTGGTGGTATAATGGCCCAAAAAGATTACTTATATGATAAAATAGTAAATAGTTTATCCAAATATTTAATAGAACCAATATTTAAAAACACTAAACTTATATTTGCACATCATAAAAATAATGCTGGTATGATAGGTGCATATTATAATTTTTTAAATAGACAAAATAAAAATACCAATAAATAG
- the glnA gene encoding type I glutamate--ammonia ligase yields MAKYNKEDIKRIIKENDVKFIRLQFTDVLGKFKNVAVTSSQIDKILDDGMMFDGSSIEGFARIEESDMYLKPDLDTFVIFPWRPQTGKVARFICDVYKPDGTPFEGCPRYILKKTLEEAKAMGYDFNVGNELEFFLFKVDENGNPTTETNDRAGYFDLAPIDSGSNARRDICLTLEEMGFEIEASHHEVASGQHEIDFKYDSALATADNVTTFRMVVKTIAQKYGLHATFMPKPIYGIAGSGMHTNMSLFKNGKNAFYDPQDKLGLSKDAYSFIAGVLAHVKGITAITNPLVNSYKRLVPGYEAPCYIAWSASNRTDIIRIPASRGVGTRIELRSPDPTTNPYLCLALCLAAGLDGIKRGLKCPDSVDENLFKMSKEERQARGIENLPETLSEALYYMKQDTMVKEVLGKHAYKSYRACKKKEWEAYKTYVSNWELEQYMTIY; encoded by the coding sequence ATGGCAAAATATAACAAAGAAGATATTAAAAGAATTATTAAAGAAAATGATGTAAAATTTATTAGGCTACAATTTACAGATGTTTTGGGAAAATTTAAAAATGTTGCTGTTACCTCATCTCAAATAGACAAAATATTAGATGATGGTATGATGTTTGACGGTTCGTCTATAGAAGGTTTTGCTAGAATAGAAGAATCCGATATGTATCTTAAGCCAGATTTAGACACTTTTGTTATATTCCCTTGGCGTCCTCAAACGGGAAAAGTTGCTCGTTTTATATGTGATGTTTATAAACCAGATGGAACTCCTTTTGAGGGTTGCCCTCGATATATATTAAAGAAAACTTTAGAAGAAGCTAAAGCTATGGGCTATGATTTTAACGTTGGTAACGAGCTTGAATTTTTCTTATTTAAAGTTGATGAAAATGGTAACCCTACTACAGAAACAAATGATAGAGCTGGTTATTTTGATTTAGCTCCAATAGATAGTGGCTCCAATGCACGTAGAGATATTTGTTTAACATTGGAAGAAATGGGATTTGAAATAGAAGCCTCTCATCACGAGGTAGCCTCTGGCCAACACGAAATAGACTTTAAATATGACAGTGCTTTAGCTACGGCAGACAATGTAACAACATTTAGAATGGTTGTAAAAACTATTGCTCAAAAATATGGTTTACACGCTACTTTTATGCCAAAGCCTATTTATGGTATAGCTGGTTCTGGTATGCACACTAATATGAGCTTGTTTAAAAATGGTAAAAATGCTTTTTATGACCCACAAGATAAACTAGGCCTTAGTAAAGATGCTTATAGCTTTATAGCAGGCGTTTTAGCCCACGTTAAAGGTATTACTGCTATTACAAACCCTCTTGTAAATTCTTATAAAAGGCTTGTACCTGGATATGAAGCACCTTGTTATATAGCTTGGAGTGCATCTAACAGAACAGATATTATTAGAATACCAGCTAGTAGAGGTGTAGGAACAAGAATAGAGCTTAGAAGCCCAGACCCTACTACAAACCCTTATCTTTGCTTAGCCCTTTGTTTAGCTGCTGGTCTTGATGGTATAAAAAGAGGACTAAAATGTCCAGACAGTGTAGATGAAAACCTATTTAAAATGAGTAAGGAAGAACGTCAAGCAAGAGGTATAGAAAACTTACCAGAAACATTAAGCGAAGCTTTATATTATATGAAACAAGATACAATGGTTAAAGAAGTTTTAGGCAAGCATGCTTATAAATCTTACAGAGCTTGTAAGAAAAAAGAATGGGAAGCCTATAAAACATATGTTTCTAACTGGGAACTTGAACAATATATGACTATATATTAA
- a CDS encoding N-acetylneuraminate lyase gives MKKEELKGIFSALLTSFDENGNINENGIRQIVRHNIDKMKVDGLYVGGSTGENFLISTEEKKKIFKIAKDEAKNDIKLIAQVGSLNIHESIELAKYVTELGYDAISAVTPFYYKFSFEEIKDYYNTIINSVDNYLIIYSIPFLTGVNISVEQFGELFENDKIIGVKFTAADFYLLERLRNAYPNHLIYAGFDEMMLPATVLNIDGAIGSTFNINGIRARQIFELAKQDKIEEALKIQNVTNDLITDILNNGLYQTIKYILQLQGVDAGYCKKPMAVITDSQKEKAKCMYEKYLQNI, from the coding sequence ATGAAAAAAGAAGAATTAAAAGGTATTTTTAGCGCTTTATTAACCTCTTTTGATGAAAATGGTAACATCAATGAAAATGGTATAAGACAAATTGTACGACATAATATTGATAAAATGAAAGTAGATGGGCTATATGTTGGAGGTTCAACTGGAGAAAACTTTTTAATATCAACAGAAGAAAAGAAAAAAATTTTTAAAATAGCTAAAGATGAAGCTAAAAATGATATTAAACTTATAGCTCAAGTAGGTTCTTTAAATATTCACGAGTCTATCGAACTTGCAAAATATGTTACAGAGCTTGGATATGATGCTATATCGGCAGTTACTCCTTTTTATTATAAATTTAGCTTTGAAGAAATTAAAGATTATTATAATACAATTATAAATAGCGTAGATAACTACCTTATAATATATTCTATACCTTTTCTAACAGGCGTAAATATTAGTGTAGAACAATTTGGAGAACTATTTGAAAATGATAAAATAATCGGTGTTAAATTTACTGCCGCAGATTTTTATCTTTTAGAACGACTTAGAAACGCATATCCAAACCATCTTATTTATGCTGGATTTGATGAAATGATGCTTCCTGCTACTGTATTAAACATAGACGGTGCTATAGGTTCAACATTTAATATAAATGGTATAAGAGCTAGACAAATTTTTGAACTTGCAAAACAAGATAAAATAGAAGAAGCATTAAAAATTCAAAATGTAACAAATGATTTAATTACAGATATTTTAAATAATGGTTTATATCAAACAATAAAATATATACTACAATTACAAGGTGTAGATGCTGGATATTGTAAAAAACCTATGGCCGTTATAACAGATTCTCAAAAAGAAAAAGCAAAATGTATGTATGAAAAATATTTACAAAATATTTAA
- a CDS encoding YhcH/YjgK/YiaL family protein — protein sequence MIYSNIKNIEEYKFLPENIQKCFEYIKQNNLKALPKGIYEICGKDLFVNIVEYETTTEDKRFFEAHKNYLDLHFMIDGEEIININFIKNMEQKPFVEEEDFLPLEGAKKSSIVLQEEDFLILYPNDGHMTAVKISEPKKIKKAIFKVKL from the coding sequence ATGATATATAGTAATATAAAAAATATTGAAGAATATAAATTTTTACCTGAAAATATACAAAAATGCTTTGAATATATAAAACAAAACAATTTAAAAGCCTTACCTAAAGGTATATATGAAATATGTGGGAAAGATTTATTTGTAAATATAGTAGAATATGAAACAACAACAGAAGATAAACGCTTTTTCGAAGCTCATAAAAATTATTTAGACCTACATTTTATGATAGATGGCGAAGAAATTATTAATATAAACTTTATAAAAAATATGGAACAAAAGCCTTTTGTAGAAGAAGAAGACTTTTTACCTCTAGAAGGAGCCAAAAAAAGTAGTATTGTTTTACAAGAAGAAGATTTTTTAATATTATATCCTAATGATGGTCATATGACAGCTGTTAAAATTTCTGAACCTAAAAAAATAAAAAAAGCAATATTTAAGGTGAAACTATGA
- a CDS encoding HD domain-containing protein translates to MEKLKKQMSFLIEIEKLKNVFRQTLIYDKSRNENDAEHSWHMAMYAIILEEYAPKGTDILKVIKMALIHDIIEIYAGDTFLYDEEMIKTKEKREKEAAKKIYSILPQQQGEEIKALWQEFEEKKTNEAIFCGILDRIQPIILNYLTEGGTWKKYNIKKETILQKGNIIFEEADERLKQYVLSIIDESIEKGYLLF, encoded by the coding sequence ATGGAAAAGTTAAAAAAACAAATGTCTTTTTTAATAGAGATAGAAAAATTAAAAAATGTATTTAGACAAACTTTAATATATGATAAATCTAGAAATGAAAATGATGCAGAGCATTCTTGGCATATGGCTATGTATGCAATAATATTAGAAGAATATGCACCAAAGGGTACAGATATATTAAAGGTTATAAAAATGGCTTTAATACACGATATAATAGAAATATATGCAGGAGACACTTTTTTGTATGATGAAGAAATGATAAAAACAAAAGAAAAAAGAGAAAAAGAGGCTGCTAAAAAAATATATTCTATTTTACCACAACAACAAGGGGAGGAAATAAAAGCCTTGTGGCAAGAATTTGAAGAAAAGAAAACAAATGAGGCTATATTTTGTGGTATACTAGACCGAATTCAACCTATTATATTAAACTATTTAACAGAAGGTGGCACATGGAAAAAATATAATATAAAAAAAGAAACTATTTTACAAAAAGGGAATATAATATTTGAAGAGGCAGATGAAAGGCTAAAACAATACGTTTTAAGCATAATAGATGAAAGTATAGAAAAAGGATATTTATTATTTTAA